Proteins encoded together in one Streptomyces sp. B1I3 window:
- a CDS encoding alpha/beta fold hydrolase, whose amino-acid sequence MSPTPPTVVLVHGAFTDAAGWLGVIDELQRDDVAVLAVANPLRGLTCDAAYLASVVSQIDGPVVLVGHSYGGALITVAGTADNVVGLVYIAAYALEEGESLSQLQDRFPAPRLARSLKQWTYPADGGKMATEVSIAPEAFPSVFAADVSPSLVRVLAASQRPLASAAFTEEASAAAWRTKPCWALVADADQAINPDVERFGARRAGATTIELEGASHAVTVSRPSAVADLIRDAVRATS is encoded by the coding sequence ATGTCCCCTACTCCTCCCACAGTCGTCCTCGTGCACGGTGCCTTCACCGACGCGGCGGGCTGGCTCGGCGTCATCGATGAACTCCAGCGCGACGACGTCGCGGTTCTCGCAGTGGCCAATCCACTGCGCGGCCTGACCTGCGACGCCGCCTACCTGGCTTCCGTGGTCTCCCAGATCGACGGTCCGGTCGTCCTGGTCGGCCACTCCTACGGCGGTGCACTAATCACTGTGGCGGGCACTGCGGACAACGTGGTCGGACTCGTCTACATCGCCGCCTACGCACTCGAAGAAGGCGAGAGCCTCAGTCAGTTGCAGGACCGCTTTCCCGCTCCTCGGCTCGCTCGCAGTCTGAAGCAGTGGACCTACCCGGCTGACGGAGGGAAGATGGCCACCGAGGTCAGCATTGCTCCGGAGGCATTCCCCTCAGTCTTCGCTGCCGACGTCTCCCCGTCCCTCGTCAGGGTGCTTGCAGCTTCCCAACGTCCGCTGGCTTCGGCGGCGTTCACCGAGGAGGCCTCTGCAGCGGCCTGGCGGACAAAGCCTTGCTGGGCCCTCGTGGCCGACGCGGATCAGGCGATCAACCCCGATGTGGAGCGCTTCGGTGCCAGACGGGCCGGTGCGACGACCATCGAACTGGAAGGCGCCTCCCACGCGGTCACCGTCTCCCGGCCGTCGGCGGTGGCGGACCTGATCCGCGACGCCGTCCGCGCAACCAGTTGA
- a CDS encoding helix-turn-helix domain-containing protein → MYLGLERPSPETLPSRRAQPSSAAGDLVLLDALRPEHLACGDEFVFFRVPCSYLGITQDEVLHLTGLRVSGADGVAALVSKVLTVLIDEDGLWNSMNGKRLALNAVDLIALLVAELLAPYRSKSTESGSEMLARIRSYIEENLMDPDLSPESIARAHHISVRYLHKLFQGDGTTVSTHVRQRRLAACRLDLGRLPNRRRSVAAVAQSWGFPSPSHFSRLFRQAYGESPSEWQISASGQARNV, encoded by the coding sequence TTGTACCTGGGACTCGAACGTCCCTCACCGGAGACGCTTCCGAGTCGGAGAGCCCAGCCCTCATCGGCGGCCGGTGACCTCGTCCTCCTCGACGCCCTGCGCCCCGAGCACCTCGCATGCGGCGATGAATTCGTGTTCTTCCGCGTCCCCTGCTCCTATCTGGGGATCACGCAGGACGAGGTGCTGCACCTGACGGGCCTCCGGGTCAGCGGAGCCGACGGCGTCGCGGCACTGGTGTCGAAGGTCCTGACCGTGCTGATCGACGAGGACGGGCTGTGGAACTCGATGAACGGCAAACGGCTCGCCCTCAACGCCGTGGACCTCATCGCTCTGCTCGTTGCCGAACTCCTCGCTCCCTACCGGTCCAAGTCCACCGAAAGCGGCAGCGAGATGTTGGCCCGCATACGGTCGTACATCGAAGAGAACCTGATGGACCCGGACCTGTCGCCGGAGTCGATTGCGCGCGCCCACCACATATCCGTCCGCTACCTGCACAAGCTGTTCCAGGGTGACGGTACGACGGTGAGTACGCATGTACGGCAGCGCAGGCTCGCCGCCTGTCGCCTCGACCTCGGCCGGCTGCCGAACCGCAGGCGCTCCGTGGCTGCGGTCGCGCAGAGCTGGGGCTTCCCCAGCCCCTCCCACTTCAGCCGTCTCTTCCGCCAGGCCTATGGCGAGTCGCCGAGCGAATGGCAGATCTCGGCTTCTGGACAGGCGCGAAATGTCTGA
- a CDS encoding alpha/beta fold hydrolase: MGELKTNDRVRLTYRDSGGDGVPLVMLHGWGQTQEMFRHQMDGLAPARRVITLDLRGHGLSEKPRHGYRIARLSRDVLDLVDHLNLDRFDALGWSMGASVWWSFIDQYGTSRIRRFVAVDQPAAVAAVPWLTTEEQRDSGAIFDVAGLLELGAALAGPDGEQVREDFVRGMFSGAPDRDLIAFVAEQIKSTPPHAGVPLLYDHCAQDWRDVLPRVDVPTLVIGCEGSHVSPASQQFIAGRIPGARLHVFPSNVANSHFPFLENPPAFNAVVETFLSEVADAAPSAADA; the protein is encoded by the coding sequence ATGGGCGAGCTGAAGACGAACGACCGCGTGCGGCTGACCTACCGGGACAGCGGGGGCGATGGCGTTCCCCTGGTCATGCTGCACGGCTGGGGGCAGACCCAGGAGATGTTCCGCCATCAGATGGATGGTCTCGCTCCTGCCCGCCGCGTCATCACACTGGACCTCAGGGGTCACGGGCTCTCAGAGAAACCGCGGCACGGCTATCGCATCGCACGGTTGTCCCGTGACGTCCTCGACCTCGTCGATCACCTGAATCTCGATCGTTTCGACGCACTCGGCTGGTCGATGGGCGCCTCGGTGTGGTGGAGCTTCATCGACCAGTACGGCACCAGCCGGATCCGCCGGTTCGTCGCCGTGGACCAGCCTGCGGCCGTGGCGGCCGTTCCCTGGCTGACCACCGAGGAGCAGCGGGACTCCGGAGCCATCTTCGACGTGGCCGGGCTGCTGGAACTCGGCGCCGCGCTGGCGGGCCCGGACGGCGAGCAAGTGCGTGAGGACTTCGTCCGCGGCATGTTCTCCGGTGCCCCCGACCGCGATCTCATCGCGTTCGTCGCCGAACAGATCAAGTCGACCCCGCCCCACGCCGGGGTGCCCCTGCTCTACGACCACTGCGCGCAGGACTGGCGCGACGTCCTTCCCCGAGTGGACGTGCCGACCTTGGTGATCGGCTGCGAGGGAAGCCATGTGAGCCCAGCCTCGCAGCAGTTCATCGCCGGCCGGATCCCAGGCGCGCGGCTCCACGTCTTCCCGTCCAACGTGGCGAACTCCCACTTCCCCTTCCTCGAAAACCCGCCTGCCTTCAACGCGGTAGTCGAGACCTTCCTCTCCGAAGTGGCGGACGCGGCCCCTTCCGCCGCGGACGCGTAA
- a CDS encoding CdaR family transcriptional regulator, which translates to MTEQLQRARAGSHALRQLVEELAERLQRSVVLDDPLVRLIHASRHFDDADPVRIRSLLQGLADSEAIRYVLDQGVAQWAKPGYIEGRDDLGLLPRYCVPLRERGRLLGLLMVVSTGKDLTAHETAAIAQSAQAIAAQMYAEHMADHAEGGGVPDLPWALLDASPTARRVAQQQILDTGVLPDARHAVVSVVQVIRSHEPPGQIETALRAALERFCRTRSAHGAVAFTTDRAVLLQLSEQSPTPQELKEQSRRIIEALDTFLDSTAAPVLGIGGCQTGVADAWVSYEQALVAARAARRMPHFERVGEWEELREFAVLLQLPDHALNASLLPKPLRALLSAAGGQGPRLEETLRSFLEHAGSVPKTAEALQIHRTSLYYRLRQIQEITALDLDSGADRLVLHLGLRIRDLLQLDGSTTTV; encoded by the coding sequence ATGACTGAACAGCTGCAACGGGCTCGGGCGGGCAGCCACGCGCTGCGTCAACTCGTAGAAGAGCTGGCCGAGAGGCTGCAGCGTTCCGTAGTCCTTGATGACCCCCTCGTCAGGCTCATCCACGCAAGCAGGCACTTCGACGACGCGGATCCGGTACGCATCCGCAGCCTGCTGCAGGGCCTCGCGGACAGCGAGGCCATTCGGTACGTACTCGACCAGGGCGTTGCCCAGTGGGCCAAGCCGGGATATATAGAAGGCCGAGACGACCTGGGGCTGCTTCCGCGCTACTGTGTGCCGCTGCGAGAGCGCGGGCGCCTTCTGGGCCTGCTCATGGTCGTCTCCACCGGCAAGGACCTGACAGCGCACGAGACGGCCGCCATCGCCCAATCGGCCCAGGCCATCGCCGCTCAGATGTACGCGGAACATATGGCCGACCATGCCGAGGGGGGCGGCGTCCCTGATCTTCCCTGGGCCCTTCTCGACGCGAGCCCCACCGCGCGCCGTGTCGCCCAGCAGCAGATCCTGGACACCGGCGTGCTTCCGGACGCACGGCACGCCGTGGTCAGCGTCGTGCAGGTGATTCGTTCCCACGAGCCGCCCGGGCAGATCGAGACCGCGCTGCGTGCCGCGCTGGAGAGGTTCTGCCGCACTCGGTCGGCGCACGGCGCAGTCGCGTTCACCACCGACCGTGCAGTCCTGCTCCAGCTGAGCGAGCAGTCGCCGACGCCGCAAGAACTGAAGGAACAGTCCCGCCGGATCATCGAAGCCCTCGACACGTTCCTGGACTCCACCGCCGCCCCCGTGCTCGGCATCGGAGGGTGTCAGACCGGTGTGGCTGACGCGTGGGTCTCCTACGAACAGGCACTCGTGGCTGCCCGCGCGGCCCGACGGATGCCCCACTTCGAGCGCGTCGGCGAGTGGGAAGAACTGCGGGAGTTCGCGGTCCTTCTCCAGCTTCCGGATCACGCCCTGAACGCATCCCTGCTGCCCAAGCCGCTGCGCGCCCTCCTCTCGGCCGCAGGGGGGCAAGGGCCCCGCCTGGAGGAGACCCTTCGGTCCTTCCTGGAACACGCCGGCTCGGTCCCGAAGACCGCGGAAGCGCTGCAGATCCATCGCACCTCTTTGTACTACCGGTTGCGGCAGATCCAGGAGATCACCGCGCTGGACCTGGACAGCGGCGCGGACCGGTTGGTCCTGCACCTCGGCCTGCGTATCCGGGATCTGCTGCAACTGGACGGGTCGACCACCACCGTCTGA
- a CDS encoding metallophosphoesterase: MSTLAQEATVAAVSIVASAAAHRYLYLRLVKDVTPSARLRRAGEATAVALTVLVPPGVLAAQYANPTRIAWLAWPAFVWVALAAYLLMTLVALEIPARLTARALRSRTGSGPMIPAQVPRAPVVQQSHSVAAPVMGAPNPRPAQDAPRMVDRRLVLARSVALLATGTAVATTGYGFHRGLGAPDVKVVPVALRRLHPSLDGMRITMASDLHLGPFFGRAHTARMVRMINDTSPDIVAIVGDLSDGTAGDLAAHAAPLTRLSSTHGTFFVTGNHDYRHDVDAWIATLADFRVTTLRNTRTLIKHRGGAIDLAGVTDVTGEQNHDTPDYDRALGDRDASHPVVLLAHQPVQVHEAARHKVDLQLSGHTHGGAFFPGNLLVPLTQPLTAGLATIDHTQLYVSRGVGASLPPIRVGAPPDITVIELRRQ; this comes from the coding sequence GTGAGCACCCTCGCGCAGGAAGCCACCGTCGCCGCAGTAAGCATCGTCGCCTCAGCCGCCGCACACCGCTACCTCTACCTAAGGCTCGTCAAGGACGTCACACCGTCCGCCCGGCTGCGCCGCGCGGGCGAGGCCACGGCGGTCGCCCTCACGGTCCTGGTCCCCCCCGGTGTCCTCGCCGCCCAGTACGCGAACCCCACACGCATCGCATGGCTGGCCTGGCCAGCCTTCGTGTGGGTCGCCCTGGCCGCCTACCTGCTGATGACGCTCGTCGCCCTGGAGATCCCTGCACGCCTCACGGCGCGTGCACTGCGGAGTCGAACCGGATCCGGCCCCATGATTCCCGCGCAGGTCCCTCGGGCTCCGGTCGTTCAGCAGAGCCACTCCGTCGCGGCTCCGGTCATGGGCGCCCCGAATCCCAGACCGGCCCAGGACGCACCGCGGATGGTGGACCGCCGCCTCGTCCTGGCCCGCTCGGTCGCGCTGCTCGCCACCGGTACCGCCGTAGCCACCACCGGCTACGGCTTTCACCGCGGCCTGGGAGCACCCGATGTGAAAGTCGTGCCGGTGGCCCTGCGCCGACTGCATCCCTCACTCGACGGCATGCGCATCACCATGGCCAGCGACCTCCACCTCGGGCCGTTCTTCGGTCGCGCCCACACCGCACGCATGGTCCGGATGATCAACGACACGTCGCCCGACATCGTCGCCATCGTGGGCGATCTCTCCGACGGCACCGCCGGCGACCTGGCCGCTCACGCCGCGCCGCTCACCCGGCTGTCCTCGACCCACGGCACCTTCTTCGTCACGGGCAACCACGACTACCGCCACGATGTCGATGCCTGGATCGCCACACTCGCCGACTTCCGCGTTACCACCCTGCGCAACACTCGAACACTGATCAAACATCGGGGCGGAGCCATCGACCTCGCAGGCGTCACCGACGTCACAGGCGAGCAGAACCACGACACACCCGACTACGACAGGGCCCTCGGCGACCGCGACGCCTCCCACCCCGTCGTCCTGCTCGCCCACCAACCCGTGCAGGTGCATGAAGCCGCCCGGCACAAAGTCGATCTCCAATTGTCCGGGCACACACACGGCGGAGCCTTCTTCCCCGGCAACCTGCTCGTGCCACTGACCCAACCCCTCACAGCGGGACTGGCCACCATCGACCACACACAGCTCTACGTCTCTCGCGGAGTCGGAGCATCCCTGCCACCCATCAGAGTCGGAGCACCACCCGACATCACAGTCATCGAATTGCGCAGGCAATAA
- a CDS encoding response regulator transcription factor — translation MTTVLIVDDQTLQRLGFRMLLEAQPDTSVVGEASQGQEAVRLTAELRPDVVLMDVRMPGVNGIEATRRIVESGGRSRVLVLTTFDLDEYAYEALRAGAAGFFLKDARPEELVFGIRAVAAGDSVISPNLTRRLIDAFTTSHPQRTSGVPVLSPGQRRHLAALTEREREVLAAVATGWSNTEIAAHLHLAESTVKSHVSRILAKIDVRDRVQAVIFAYDVGLARPQ, via the coding sequence ATGACCACCGTCCTCATCGTCGACGACCAGACCCTGCAACGACTGGGCTTTCGCATGCTCCTTGAAGCACAGCCGGATACCTCAGTCGTCGGCGAAGCCTCCCAGGGTCAGGAGGCTGTCCGCCTGACCGCGGAACTGCGTCCCGACGTCGTCCTGATGGACGTCCGGATGCCCGGCGTCAACGGCATCGAGGCCACCCGCCGCATCGTCGAGTCCGGCGGCCGCTCGCGGGTCCTGGTCCTAACCACCTTCGACCTCGACGAGTACGCCTACGAGGCCCTGCGAGCCGGAGCGGCCGGGTTCTTCCTCAAGGACGCACGCCCCGAGGAACTCGTCTTCGGCATCCGGGCCGTGGCGGCCGGCGACAGCGTCATCTCCCCGAACCTGACCCGCAGACTCATCGACGCCTTCACCACCTCGCACCCACAACGGACGTCCGGCGTTCCAGTCCTCAGCCCCGGACAGCGACGACACCTGGCTGCCCTAACCGAACGCGAACGTGAAGTTCTCGCCGCCGTCGCCACGGGATGGTCCAACACCGAGATAGCCGCCCACCTCCACCTGGCCGAGTCGACGGTCAAATCCCACGTCAGCCGCATCCTGGCAAAGATCGATGTTCGCGACCGCGTTCAGGCCGTCATCTTCGCCTACGACGTGGGCCTGGCCCGCCCTCAGTGA